From the genome of Bubalus bubalis isolate 160015118507 breed Murrah chromosome 2, NDDB_SH_1, whole genome shotgun sequence, one region includes:
- the CHRNG gene encoding acetylcholine receptor subunit gamma isoform X2 produces MRRDQRPLFLLPLLAVCLGAEGRNQEERLLGDLMQGYNPHLRPAEHDSDVVNVSLKLTLTNLISLNEREEALTTNVWIEMWCDYRLRWDPRDYGGLWVLRVPSTMVWRPDIVLENNVDGVFEVALYCNVLVSPDGCVYWLPPAIFRSSCPVSVTFFPFDWQNCSLIFQSQTYSTNEINLQLSQEDGQTIEWIFIDPEAFTGNGHPRSKQNLAVGAEPDRDLAPSGVTQENGEWAIRHRPAKMLLDKAAPAEEAGHQKIVFYLLIQRKPLFYVINIIAPCVLISSVAILIYFLPAKAGGQKCTVAINVLLAQTVFLFLVAKKVPETSQAVPLISKYLTFLLVVTILIVVNAVVVLNVSLRSPHTHSMARGVRKVFLRLLPQLLRMHVRPLAPVAVQDAHPRLQNGSSSEWPITAGEEVALCLPRSELLFRQRQRNGLVRAALEKLEKGPESGQSPEWCGSLKQAAPAIQACVEACNLIARARHQQTHFDSGNKEWFLVGRVLDRVCFLAMLSLFVCGTAGIFLMAHYNQVPALPFPGDPRSYLPSSD; encoded by the exons ATGCGCAGGGACCAGAGGCCACTGTTCCTTCTGCCGCTGCTGGCTGTCTGCCTGG GGGCCGAGGGCCGGAACCAGGAGGAGCGTCTGCTCGGGGACCTGATGCAAGGCTACAACCCCCACCTGAGACCCGCTGAGCACGATTCGGACGTGGTCAACGTCAGCCTGAAGCTCACGCTCACCAACCTCATCTCCCTG AATGAGCGAGAGGAGGCCCTCACCACCAACGTCTGGATAGAAATG TGGTGTGACTACCGGCTTCGCTGGGACCCTCGAGACTACGGCGGCCTGTGGGTGCTGCGGGTGCCATCCACCATGGTGTGGCGGCCAGACATCGTGCTAGAGAACAA CGTGGACGGCGTGTTCGAGGTGGCCCTCTACTGCAACGTGCTCGTGTCTCCCGATGGCTGTGTGTACTGGCTGCCGCCGGCCATCTTCCGCTCCTCCTGCCCCGTCTCTGTCACCTTCTTCCCCTTCGACTGGCAGAACTGCTCCCTTATCTTCCA gTCCCAGACCTACAGCACCAATGAGATCAATTTGCAGCTGAGCCAGGAAGACGGTCAGACCATCGAATGGATTTTCATCGACCCTGAGGCCTTCACAGGTAATGGCCATCCAAGGTCCAAGCAGAACCTGGCTGTGGGGGCGGAGCCAGACCGAGACCTCGCCCCCTCCGGTGTCACTCAAG AAAATGGGGAGTGGGCCATCCGGCACCGGCCAGCCAAGATGCTGCTGGACAAGGCGGCCCCAGCCGAGGAGGCAGGCCACCAGAAGATCGTCTTCTACCTGCTCATCCAGCGCAAGCCCCTCTTCTATGTCATCAACATCATCGCACCCTGTGTCCTCATCTCCTCCGTAGCCATCCTCATCTACTTCCTTCCTGCCAAGG CGGGGGGCCAGAAGTGTACCGTCGCCATCAATGTGCTCCTGGCCCAGACCGTCTTCCTCTTCCTTGTGGCCAAGAAGGTGCCAGAGACCTCCCAGGCGGTGCCACTCATCAGCAA gtacctgaccttcctcctggtGGTCACCATCCTCATTGTCGTGAACGCTGTGGTCGTACTCAACGTGTCTTTGCggtccccccacacacactccaTGGCCCGAGGGGTCCGCAAG GTGTTCCTGCGGCTCTTGCCCCAGCTGTTGCGGATGCATGTTCGCCCACTGGCCCCAGTGGCTGTGCAGGATGCCCACCCCCGTCTACAGAATGGTTCCTCCTCAGAGTGGCCAATCACAGCTGGGGAGGAGGTGGCCCTCTGCCTGCCCCGCAGTGAGCTCCTTTTCCGGCAGCGCCAGCGCAATGGGCTGGTGAGGGCAGCGCTGGAGAAGCTTG AGAAAGGCCCAGAGTCAGGGCAGAGCCCAGAATGGTGTGGCAGCCTGAAGCAGGCCGCCCCGGCCATCCAGGCCTGCGTGGAGGCCTGCAACCTCATTGCCCGTGCCCGGCACCAGCAGACTCACTTTGACAGT GGGAACAAGGAGTGGTTCCTGGTGGGCCGAGTGCTGGATCGAGTCTGCTTCCTGGCCATGCTCTCGCTCTTTGTCTGTGGCACTGCTGGCATCTTCCTCATGGCCCACTACAACCAAGTACCTGCCCTGCCTTTTCCTGGGGACCCCCGCTCCTATCTGCCCTCATCTGACTGA
- the CHRNG gene encoding acetylcholine receptor subunit gamma isoform X1, giving the protein MRRDQRPLFLLPLLAVCLGAEGRNQEERLLGDLMQGYNPHLRPAEHDSDVVNVSLKLTLTNLISLNEREEALTTNVWIEMQWCDYRLRWDPRDYGGLWVLRVPSTMVWRPDIVLENNVDGVFEVALYCNVLVSPDGCVYWLPPAIFRSSCPVSVTFFPFDWQNCSLIFQSQTYSTNEINLQLSQEDGQTIEWIFIDPEAFTGNGHPRSKQNLAVGAEPDRDLAPSGVTQENGEWAIRHRPAKMLLDKAAPAEEAGHQKIVFYLLIQRKPLFYVINIIAPCVLISSVAILIYFLPAKAGGQKCTVAINVLLAQTVFLFLVAKKVPETSQAVPLISKYLTFLLVVTILIVVNAVVVLNVSLRSPHTHSMARGVRKVFLRLLPQLLRMHVRPLAPVAVQDAHPRLQNGSSSEWPITAGEEVALCLPRSELLFRQRQRNGLVRAALEKLEKGPESGQSPEWCGSLKQAAPAIQACVEACNLIARARHQQTHFDSGNKEWFLVGRVLDRVCFLAMLSLFVCGTAGIFLMAHYNQVPALPFPGDPRSYLPSSD; this is encoded by the exons ATGCGCAGGGACCAGAGGCCACTGTTCCTTCTGCCGCTGCTGGCTGTCTGCCTGG GGGCCGAGGGCCGGAACCAGGAGGAGCGTCTGCTCGGGGACCTGATGCAAGGCTACAACCCCCACCTGAGACCCGCTGAGCACGATTCGGACGTGGTCAACGTCAGCCTGAAGCTCACGCTCACCAACCTCATCTCCCTG AATGAGCGAGAGGAGGCCCTCACCACCAACGTCTGGATAGAAATG CAGTGGTGTGACTACCGGCTTCGCTGGGACCCTCGAGACTACGGCGGCCTGTGGGTGCTGCGGGTGCCATCCACCATGGTGTGGCGGCCAGACATCGTGCTAGAGAACAA CGTGGACGGCGTGTTCGAGGTGGCCCTCTACTGCAACGTGCTCGTGTCTCCCGATGGCTGTGTGTACTGGCTGCCGCCGGCCATCTTCCGCTCCTCCTGCCCCGTCTCTGTCACCTTCTTCCCCTTCGACTGGCAGAACTGCTCCCTTATCTTCCA gTCCCAGACCTACAGCACCAATGAGATCAATTTGCAGCTGAGCCAGGAAGACGGTCAGACCATCGAATGGATTTTCATCGACCCTGAGGCCTTCACAGGTAATGGCCATCCAAGGTCCAAGCAGAACCTGGCTGTGGGGGCGGAGCCAGACCGAGACCTCGCCCCCTCCGGTGTCACTCAAG AAAATGGGGAGTGGGCCATCCGGCACCGGCCAGCCAAGATGCTGCTGGACAAGGCGGCCCCAGCCGAGGAGGCAGGCCACCAGAAGATCGTCTTCTACCTGCTCATCCAGCGCAAGCCCCTCTTCTATGTCATCAACATCATCGCACCCTGTGTCCTCATCTCCTCCGTAGCCATCCTCATCTACTTCCTTCCTGCCAAGG CGGGGGGCCAGAAGTGTACCGTCGCCATCAATGTGCTCCTGGCCCAGACCGTCTTCCTCTTCCTTGTGGCCAAGAAGGTGCCAGAGACCTCCCAGGCGGTGCCACTCATCAGCAA gtacctgaccttcctcctggtGGTCACCATCCTCATTGTCGTGAACGCTGTGGTCGTACTCAACGTGTCTTTGCggtccccccacacacactccaTGGCCCGAGGGGTCCGCAAG GTGTTCCTGCGGCTCTTGCCCCAGCTGTTGCGGATGCATGTTCGCCCACTGGCCCCAGTGGCTGTGCAGGATGCCCACCCCCGTCTACAGAATGGTTCCTCCTCAGAGTGGCCAATCACAGCTGGGGAGGAGGTGGCCCTCTGCCTGCCCCGCAGTGAGCTCCTTTTCCGGCAGCGCCAGCGCAATGGGCTGGTGAGGGCAGCGCTGGAGAAGCTTG AGAAAGGCCCAGAGTCAGGGCAGAGCCCAGAATGGTGTGGCAGCCTGAAGCAGGCCGCCCCGGCCATCCAGGCCTGCGTGGAGGCCTGCAACCTCATTGCCCGTGCCCGGCACCAGCAGACTCACTTTGACAGT GGGAACAAGGAGTGGTTCCTGGTGGGCCGAGTGCTGGATCGAGTCTGCTTCCTGGCCATGCTCTCGCTCTTTGTCTGTGGCACTGCTGGCATCTTCCTCATGGCCCACTACAACCAAGTACCTGCCCTGCCTTTTCCTGGGGACCCCCGCTCCTATCTGCCCTCATCTGACTGA
- the CHRNG gene encoding acetylcholine receptor subunit gamma isoform X3 produces MRRDQRPLFLLPLLAVCLGAEGRNQEERLLGDLMQGYNPHLRPAEHDSDVVNVSLKLTLTNLISLNEREEALTTNVWIEMQWCDYRLRWDPRDYGGLWVLRVPSTMVWRPDIVLENNVDGVFEVALYCNVLVSPDGCVYWLPPAIFRSSCPVSVTFFPFDWQNCSLIFQSQTYSTNEINLQLSQEDGQTIEWIFIDPEAFTENGEWAIRHRPAKMLLDKAAPAEEAGHQKIVFYLLIQRKPLFYVINIIAPCVLISSVAILIYFLPAKAGGQKCTVAINVLLAQTVFLFLVAKKVPETSQAVPLISKYLTFLLVVTILIVVNAVVVLNVSLRSPHTHSMARGVRKVFLRLLPQLLRMHVRPLAPVAVQDAHPRLQNGSSSEWPITAGEEVALCLPRSELLFRQRQRNGLVRAALEKLEKGPESGQSPEWCGSLKQAAPAIQACVEACNLIARARHQQTHFDSGNKEWFLVGRVLDRVCFLAMLSLFVCGTAGIFLMAHYNQVPALPFPGDPRSYLPSSD; encoded by the exons ATGCGCAGGGACCAGAGGCCACTGTTCCTTCTGCCGCTGCTGGCTGTCTGCCTGG GGGCCGAGGGCCGGAACCAGGAGGAGCGTCTGCTCGGGGACCTGATGCAAGGCTACAACCCCCACCTGAGACCCGCTGAGCACGATTCGGACGTGGTCAACGTCAGCCTGAAGCTCACGCTCACCAACCTCATCTCCCTG AATGAGCGAGAGGAGGCCCTCACCACCAACGTCTGGATAGAAATG CAGTGGTGTGACTACCGGCTTCGCTGGGACCCTCGAGACTACGGCGGCCTGTGGGTGCTGCGGGTGCCATCCACCATGGTGTGGCGGCCAGACATCGTGCTAGAGAACAA CGTGGACGGCGTGTTCGAGGTGGCCCTCTACTGCAACGTGCTCGTGTCTCCCGATGGCTGTGTGTACTGGCTGCCGCCGGCCATCTTCCGCTCCTCCTGCCCCGTCTCTGTCACCTTCTTCCCCTTCGACTGGCAGAACTGCTCCCTTATCTTCCA gTCCCAGACCTACAGCACCAATGAGATCAATTTGCAGCTGAGCCAGGAAGACGGTCAGACCATCGAATGGATTTTCATCGACCCTGAGGCCTTCACAG AAAATGGGGAGTGGGCCATCCGGCACCGGCCAGCCAAGATGCTGCTGGACAAGGCGGCCCCAGCCGAGGAGGCAGGCCACCAGAAGATCGTCTTCTACCTGCTCATCCAGCGCAAGCCCCTCTTCTATGTCATCAACATCATCGCACCCTGTGTCCTCATCTCCTCCGTAGCCATCCTCATCTACTTCCTTCCTGCCAAGG CGGGGGGCCAGAAGTGTACCGTCGCCATCAATGTGCTCCTGGCCCAGACCGTCTTCCTCTTCCTTGTGGCCAAGAAGGTGCCAGAGACCTCCCAGGCGGTGCCACTCATCAGCAA gtacctgaccttcctcctggtGGTCACCATCCTCATTGTCGTGAACGCTGTGGTCGTACTCAACGTGTCTTTGCggtccccccacacacactccaTGGCCCGAGGGGTCCGCAAG GTGTTCCTGCGGCTCTTGCCCCAGCTGTTGCGGATGCATGTTCGCCCACTGGCCCCAGTGGCTGTGCAGGATGCCCACCCCCGTCTACAGAATGGTTCCTCCTCAGAGTGGCCAATCACAGCTGGGGAGGAGGTGGCCCTCTGCCTGCCCCGCAGTGAGCTCCTTTTCCGGCAGCGCCAGCGCAATGGGCTGGTGAGGGCAGCGCTGGAGAAGCTTG AGAAAGGCCCAGAGTCAGGGCAGAGCCCAGAATGGTGTGGCAGCCTGAAGCAGGCCGCCCCGGCCATCCAGGCCTGCGTGGAGGCCTGCAACCTCATTGCCCGTGCCCGGCACCAGCAGACTCACTTTGACAGT GGGAACAAGGAGTGGTTCCTGGTGGGCCGAGTGCTGGATCGAGTCTGCTTCCTGGCCATGCTCTCGCTCTTTGTCTGTGGCACTGCTGGCATCTTCCTCATGGCCCACTACAACCAAGTACCTGCCCTGCCTTTTCCTGGGGACCCCCGCTCCTATCTGCCCTCATCTGACTGA